One region of Mucilaginibacter gotjawali genomic DNA includes:
- a CDS encoding M20/M25/M40 family metallo-hydrolase produces MKKIFLSTFLLAAAFGGFAQDVNKLISQDDVTRIISTLAADDMQGRATFTPGIEKAARFIESEYKNIGLKPLAGDDGFRQNFAMTHSTPVNLGVAINGKAIGADSVFANTSAAALNWSSSPDVEIVKLTADKTFRTEYRSYVSSGKKLLILVDPKFADIFKMLKGRLQNGSVSLKPNDGQALVFVLGNHDDLKTFEVNYTGKKEQLPLFNVAGIIPGKTKPNEYVVFSGHYDHLGILKPVKGDSIANGADDDASGTTAVIELARYFKKLDNNARTLVFVAFTAEEIGEYGSQYFATTVEPDKVVAMFNIEMIGKAAKFGENSAFITGFERSDFGPILQKNLEGTAFKFFPDPYPEQDLFYRSDNASLARVGVPAHTISTDQIDKDKLYHTVGDELSTLDMGNITSTIRAIALSSRTIVSGEDTPKRVAKLER; encoded by the coding sequence ATGAAAAAAATATTCCTCTCCACATTTTTACTGGCGGCAGCATTTGGCGGCTTCGCACAGGATGTAAATAAACTCATCAGCCAGGATGATGTTACGCGCATCATCAGCACCCTTGCCGCGGATGATATGCAGGGCCGGGCCACTTTTACGCCCGGGATTGAAAAAGCCGCGCGGTTTATTGAAAGTGAATACAAAAACATTGGCCTTAAGCCATTGGCCGGTGATGACGGCTTCCGCCAAAATTTTGCCATGACGCATTCTACCCCGGTTAATTTGGGCGTTGCCATCAACGGCAAAGCTATTGGCGCCGACAGCGTTTTTGCCAACACCAGCGCAGCCGCTTTAAACTGGAGTAGCAGCCCCGATGTGGAAATAGTAAAACTAACAGCCGATAAAACCTTCCGTACGGAATACCGGAGCTATGTAAGCAGCGGCAAAAAACTGCTGATATTGGTGGATCCTAAGTTTGCTGATATATTTAAAATGCTGAAAGGCCGCCTGCAAAATGGATCGGTGAGCCTTAAACCCAATGATGGCCAGGCGCTGGTTTTTGTACTGGGCAATCATGATGACCTTAAAACCTTTGAAGTAAACTACACCGGGAAGAAAGAACAATTGCCGCTGTTTAACGTCGCGGGCATCATCCCGGGCAAGACAAAACCCAATGAATATGTGGTCTTTTCGGGCCACTACGACCATTTAGGTATCCTGAAACCCGTAAAGGGCGATAGTATTGCCAACGGGGCCGATGATGACGCCTCGGGTACTACCGCGGTAATTGAATTGGCCAGGTATTTTAAAAAACTGGACAACAATGCCCGCACACTGGTTTTTGTTGCCTTTACAGCCGAAGAGATCGGCGAATATGGCTCCCAGTATTTCGCAACCACCGTGGAGCCGGATAAAGTGGTGGCCATGTTTAATATTGAGATGATTGGCAAGGCTGCCAAATTTGGCGAAAATTCAGCCTTTATTACCGGGTTTGAGCGTTCGGATTTTGGTCCTATCCTGCAAAAAAACCTCGAAGGCACCGCCTTTAAGTTTTTCCCGGACCCATACCCCGAGCAGGACCTGTTTTACCGGAGCGATAATGCCTCCCTGGCAAGGGTCGGCGTACCGGCGCATACCATCTCCACCGACCAGATCGATAAAGACAAATTGTATCATACTGTAGGGGACGAGTTAAGCACGCTGGACATGGGTAATATTACTTCTACGATCCGGGCAATAGCGCTGAGTTCAAGAACGATAGTTTCAGGAGAGGATACACCAAAACGGGTGGCGAAACTGGAAAGATAA
- a CDS encoding NAD(P)/FAD-dependent oxidoreductase yields the protein MIKEIEIVCPPGQQEDESALKKIAATSLNISPQKITALKTLKRSIDARGRKVLYRMQVQVFLDEIYLPETFTVNYPDVKNGKRVIIIGAGPAGLFAALRCIELGLKPIILERGKDVKQRRRDLANINKQGLVNPESNYCFGEGGAGTYSDGKLYTRSTKRGDVNAVLKTFVAHGATEDILIDARPHIGTNKLPQIITSIKDSILNAGGEVHFDAKVSSLLVDFGRIKGVQLASGDKLIAEAVILATGHSARDIFEMLHRQNILIEAKPFALGVRIEHPQEIIDQAQYHCEHRDPDLPPSYYNLVEQVDNRGVFSFCMCPGGIIAPCATDLNEIVVNGWSPSKRNNPFANSGTVVQVNLEDVKGDENDPLRMLRFQQQIEKVAYNFGGGHLVAPAQRMVDFAENRVSANLPLNSYLPGTKSVALKEVLPGWINERLRKALPVFGRKMKGYYTNEAILVGVESRTSSPVKVPRDKETLQHPQVSGLFPCGEGAGYAGGIISAAIDGINCASAALKVLA from the coding sequence ATGATCAAAGAAATTGAAATTGTTTGTCCGCCTGGCCAGCAGGAAGACGAAAGCGCTTTAAAAAAGATTGCGGCAACCTCTTTAAATATCTCCCCACAAAAAATAACAGCCTTAAAAACCCTTAAGCGATCCATCGACGCACGTGGCCGCAAGGTGCTTTACCGCATGCAGGTACAGGTATTTTTGGATGAAATTTATCTGCCCGAAACGTTCACGGTTAATTACCCGGATGTAAAAAACGGCAAACGGGTCATCATTATCGGCGCAGGGCCGGCCGGGTTGTTCGCCGCTTTACGCTGTATCGAGCTGGGCTTAAAACCCATCATTTTGGAGCGGGGCAAAGATGTGAAACAACGCCGCCGCGACCTGGCCAATATCAACAAGCAGGGCCTGGTTAACCCCGAATCCAACTATTGTTTTGGCGAGGGTGGTGCAGGTACCTATTCGGATGGTAAGCTTTATACGCGGTCAACCAAACGGGGCGATGTAAACGCGGTGCTGAAAACCTTTGTGGCCCATGGCGCTACGGAGGATATTTTGATAGATGCGCGCCCGCATATCGGCACCAATAAATTACCGCAAATCATCACTTCCATAAAAGACAGTATCTTAAACGCCGGCGGCGAGGTGCATTTTGATGCCAAAGTAAGCAGCCTTTTAGTTGATTTTGGCAGGATAAAAGGGGTACAGCTGGCATCGGGCGATAAACTCATAGCGGAGGCCGTTATCCTGGCAACGGGTCACTCGGCAAGGGATATTTTTGAAATGCTGCACCGCCAAAATATATTGATAGAAGCCAAACCCTTTGCTTTGGGGGTGAGGATTGAACATCCGCAGGAGATCATCGACCAGGCCCAGTACCATTGCGAACACCGCGACCCTGATCTGCCGCCGTCATACTACAACCTGGTGGAGCAGGTGGATAACCGCGGTGTATTCTCCTTTTGTATGTGCCCGGGCGGTATTATTGCCCCATGTGCTACCGATCTCAACGAAATTGTAGTTAACGGCTGGAGCCCCTCTAAACGGAACAACCCGTTTGCCAATTCGGGCACGGTGGTGCAGGTAAATCTGGAAGATGTAAAAGGCGACGAAAATGATCCGTTACGCATGCTCCGTTTTCAACAGCAAATTGAAAAGGTGGCCTACAATTTTGGCGGCGGCCATTTGGTTGCACCTGCCCAGCGCATGGTAGATTTTGCGGAAAACCGCGTGTCGGCCAACTTGCCGTTAAACTCCTATCTGCCTGGCACAAAAAGCGTGGCCTTAAAGGAGGTATTACCCGGATGGATCAATGAGCGATTGCGCAAAGCCTTACCTGTTTTTGGCCGTAAAATGAAGGGCTATTATACCAACGAGGCCATATTGGTAGGGGTTGAATCGCGCACCTCTTCACCGGTTAAAGTGCCGAGGGATAAGGAAACATTACAGCACCCCCAGGTAAGCGGTTTATTTCCCTGCGGGGAGGGCGCCGGTTACGCCGGGGGCATTATTTCGGCTGCTATTGATGGTATCAATTGCGCTTCGGCTGCGTTGAAAGTTTTGGCGTAG